A window of Auraticoccus monumenti contains these coding sequences:
- a CDS encoding proline racemase family protein, with protein MRTTRVLHAVDSHTEGMPTRVITGGVGTFPGATMAERRTWFMAHSDHLRTFLMNEPRGHSAMSGAILQPPTSPEADLAVLFIEVSGVLPMCGHGTIGVATVAVETGLVPVTEPVTSLTIETPAGLVRAEVAVRDGQAESVTIRNVASFALALDQQVEVPGFGTVSYDLAFGGNFYAITDLAGLGLPFERAAGPELLRAGLALMEAINQTAPPVHPERPDIRGCHHVYLSAPGSDARHSRHAMAIYPGWFDRSPCGTGTSARMAQLHARGELALDTDFVNESFIGTRFIGRLVEETTVAGRPAVVPTITGRAWITGTAQYMLDPRDPFPSGFVL; from the coding sequence ATGAGGACCACCCGGGTGCTGCACGCGGTGGACTCCCACACCGAGGGCATGCCGACCCGCGTGATCACCGGTGGCGTCGGGACCTTCCCCGGCGCCACGATGGCCGAGCGCCGCACCTGGTTCATGGCCCACAGCGACCACCTGCGCACGTTCCTGATGAACGAGCCGCGCGGCCACTCGGCCATGAGCGGGGCCATCCTGCAGCCGCCGACCTCTCCCGAGGCCGACCTGGCGGTGCTGTTCATCGAGGTGAGCGGGGTGCTGCCGATGTGCGGGCACGGCACCATCGGGGTGGCCACGGTGGCGGTGGAGACCGGGCTGGTGCCGGTGACCGAGCCGGTCACCTCGCTGACCATCGAGACCCCGGCCGGGCTGGTCCGGGCCGAGGTGGCGGTGCGCGACGGCCAGGCCGAGTCGGTCACCATCCGCAACGTGGCCTCCTTCGCCCTCGCCCTGGACCAGCAGGTCGAGGTGCCCGGGTTCGGCACCGTCTCCTACGACCTGGCCTTCGGCGGCAACTTCTACGCCATCACCGACCTGGCCGGCCTCGGGCTCCCCTTCGAGCGCGCGGCCGGGCCGGAGCTGCTGCGCGCCGGTCTGGCGCTGATGGAGGCCATCAACCAGACCGCACCCCCGGTGCACCCCGAGCGCCCCGACATCCGCGGCTGCCACCACGTCTACCTGTCCGCCCCCGGCTCGGACGCCCGCCACTCCCGGCACGCGATGGCCATCTACCCCGGCTGGTTCGACCGCTCGCCCTGCGGCACCGGCACCAGCGCCCGGATGGCCCAGCTGCACGCGCGCGGCGAGCTGGCCCTGGACACCGACTTCGTCAACGAGTCCTTCATCGGCACCCGCTTCATCGGCCGGCTGGTCGAGGAGACCACGGTGGCCGGACGCCCGGCGGTGGTCCCCACCATCACCGGGCGTGCTTGGATCACCGGGACGGCGCAGTACATGCTCGACCCCCGGGACCCCTTCCCGTCGGGTTTCGTGCTGTGA
- a CDS encoding dihydrodipicolinate synthase family protein — MSARAAWHGIHVATTLPFTADLAVDHDAFAEHVAFLAANGCDGVAPNGSLGEYQTLTSEERRQVVRTAVAAAPEGFTVMPGVAAYGSAEARRWTEDAAEAGAASVLLLPPNAYRADDDTVVAHYREVARVGLPVVAYNNPIDTRVDLTPTLLARLHDEGLIVAVKEFSGDVRRAWEIREVAPELDLLIGADDVLLELGLAGAVGWIAGYPNAIPAVTSELYRLATSGDAADLARAVPLYAQLHPLLRWDSKTVFVQAIKLSMDVAGRYGGPSRPPRNPLPTEVADVVRTQTEAVLEALVR; from the coding sequence ATGAGCGCACGAGCTGCCTGGCACGGGATCCACGTCGCCACCACCCTCCCCTTCACCGCCGACCTGGCCGTGGACCACGACGCCTTCGCCGAGCACGTGGCCTTCCTGGCGGCCAACGGCTGCGACGGCGTCGCCCCCAACGGCTCCCTGGGGGAGTACCAGACCCTCACCTCCGAGGAGCGACGCCAGGTGGTGCGCACGGCCGTCGCCGCCGCCCCCGAGGGCTTCACCGTGATGCCCGGGGTGGCCGCCTACGGCAGCGCCGAGGCCCGCCGCTGGACCGAGGACGCCGCCGAGGCCGGCGCCGCGTCGGTGCTGCTGCTGCCCCCCAACGCCTACCGGGCCGACGACGACACCGTGGTGGCGCACTACCGCGAGGTGGCCAGGGTGGGGCTGCCGGTGGTGGCCTACAACAACCCGATCGACACCCGCGTCGACCTCACCCCGACGCTGCTGGCCCGCCTCCACGACGAGGGGCTGATCGTGGCGGTCAAGGAGTTCAGCGGCGACGTCCGCCGGGCCTGGGAGATCCGCGAGGTGGCTCCCGAGCTGGACCTGCTGATCGGCGCCGACGACGTGCTGCTCGAGCTGGGGCTGGCCGGGGCCGTCGGCTGGATCGCCGGCTACCCCAACGCCATCCCGGCCGTCACCTCCGAGCTCTACCGTCTGGCCACCTCCGGGGACGCCGCCGACCTGGCCCGGGCCGTCCCGCTCTACGCCCAGCTGCACCCGCTGCTGCGCTGGGACTCCAAGACCGTCTTCGTCCAGGCCATCAAGCTCTCGATGGACGTCGCCGGGCGCTACGGCGGCCCCAGCCGCCCGCCGCGCAACCCGCTGCCCACCGAGGTGGCCGACGTGGTGCGCACCCAGACCGAGGCGGTGCTGGAGGCCCTGGTCCGATGA
- a CDS encoding (2Fe-2S)-binding protein, which translates to MSAAREEGTVPLHWQGRELAARPGQSVAAALLENGVRSWRRTRRGGRPRGLFCGIGACYDCLVRLDGGPEVRACLVPVSPGLRVDPGGAVPEHDPCEQDPTRRPPERDAVQHPTEEDA; encoded by the coding sequence GTGAGCGCGGCGCGGGAGGAGGGGACGGTGCCGCTGCACTGGCAGGGCCGCGAGCTCGCCGCGCGGCCCGGGCAGAGCGTCGCCGCCGCGCTGCTGGAGAACGGGGTGCGCTCCTGGCGCCGCACCCGCCGCGGAGGACGTCCGCGGGGCCTGTTCTGCGGCATCGGCGCCTGCTACGACTGCCTGGTCCGCCTCGACGGCGGGCCCGAGGTGCGGGCCTGCCTGGTGCCGGTCAGCCCGGGTCTGCGGGTCGACCCCGGCGGCGCCGTCCCGGAGCACGACCCCTGCGAGCAGGACCCGACCCGGCGGCCGCCGGAGCGGGACGCGGTGCAGCACCCGACGGAGGAGGACGCGTGA
- a CDS encoding GntR family transcriptional regulator, translated as MQGRIEGLAPLRKRESLREGVGFALRAAIISGEMRPGVVYSAPTLGAMFDVSATPVREAMLDLVREGMVEALPNKGYRVTEVADSELDAITEVRLLLEPPMVARVVPLVTAEELPGLRALADEIVAAVERHELPAYVDADRRFHLALLQRAGNKVLNQVVSDLRGRTRLFGLAPLLESGELVASAQEHHELLDLVQARDAEGARELMVRHIGHVRGEWAGSGRP; from the coding sequence GTGCAGGGCAGGATCGAGGGGCTGGCGCCGCTGCGGAAGCGCGAGTCGCTGCGGGAGGGCGTCGGGTTCGCGCTGCGGGCCGCCATCATCTCCGGCGAGATGCGTCCGGGCGTGGTGTACTCCGCCCCCACCCTGGGTGCGATGTTCGACGTCTCGGCCACCCCGGTGCGCGAGGCGATGCTGGACCTGGTCCGGGAGGGCATGGTCGAGGCGCTGCCCAACAAGGGCTACCGGGTGACCGAGGTCGCCGACTCCGAGCTGGACGCCATCACCGAGGTGCGGCTGCTGCTGGAGCCGCCGATGGTGGCCCGGGTCGTGCCCCTGGTGACCGCCGAGGAGCTGCCCGGCCTGCGCGCGCTGGCCGACGAGATCGTCGCCGCCGTCGAGCGCCACGAGCTGCCCGCCTACGTCGACGCCGACCGCCGCTTCCACCTGGCCCTGCTCCAGCGCGCCGGCAACAAGGTGCTCAACCAGGTGGTCTCCGACCTCCGCGGACGGACCCGCCTCTTCGGGCTCGCCCCGCTGCTGGAGTCCGGTGAGCTGGTCGCCTCGGCCCAGGAGCACCACGAGCTGCTCGACCTGGTCCAGGCCCGCGACGCCGAGGGCGCCCGGGAGCTGATGGTGCGCCACATCGGCCACGTCCGCGGCGAGTGGGCCGGCTCGGGACGCCCGTGA
- a CDS encoding OB-fold nucleic acid binding domain-containing protein, translating to MPSVDDRERAMSQVGERPRRGAFGRALSRLVSSNEELESEKLQRDVRQCGATPLVRCTDRSRVTVSGTVSCITMQPRGTTRWLQADLKDGSGTLTLVWMGRRSIPGIEPGSRLKVDGRITTMEGQRTMFNPRYELLAAAPQ from the coding sequence GTGCCCTCCGTCGACGACCGGGAGCGAGCGATGAGTCAGGTGGGGGAGCGTCCACGTCGTGGGGCGTTCGGTCGGGCACTGTCCCGGCTGGTCTCGTCCAACGAGGAGCTCGAGTCCGAGAAGCTCCAGCGTGATGTCCGCCAGTGCGGTGCGACCCCGCTGGTGCGTTGTACCGACCGCAGCCGGGTCACCGTCAGCGGCACCGTCAGCTGCATCACCATGCAGCCGCGCGGCACCACCCGCTGGCTGCAGGCCGACCTCAAGGACGGCTCGGGCACCCTGACGCTGGTGTGGATGGGCCGTCGGTCGATCCCCGGCATCGAGCCCGGGTCCCGGCTCAAGGTCGACGGCCGCATCACCACCATGGAGGGGCAGCGGACGATGTTCAACCCCCGCTACGAGCTCCTGGCCGCCGCGCCCCAGTGA
- a CDS encoding alpha/beta fold hydrolase, producing MTTVTEYLLPGMAVREHELTVPLDHDQPDGEAITVFVRELCDPVRRGEDLPLLLHLQGGPGGKGPRPVDRSGFLEVALEHYRVVLLDQRGTGRSTFLDGERLTSRGSAEEQARYLSRFLADSIVADAELVRHQLYGGRRWATIGQSYGGFLTLVYLSRAPEALTACYVTGGIPGVPPRAQEVYRRTFPRVREKVARYYRRYPADVDRVAAVADRLAEGDVRLPDGDRLSVRRFQSVGIDLGMGPGAERLHWLVDEAFVAPGRLGADFLQQVQTRTSQVGSPLFWSLQESIYGSGEVTTGWAAETERASHPDFDPDARPLLFTGEMAFPWMFEEVAALRPFAAAVDLLAARTSWPELYDTARLAANEVPVAAMVYHDDMFVDAGLSLQTLAGLGNAEAWISNEWEHDGLGDPRVLRGLRERVAARGGELR from the coding sequence ATGACGACGGTCACGGAGTACCTGCTGCCCGGGATGGCGGTGCGCGAGCACGAGCTGACCGTCCCGCTGGACCACGACCAGCCCGACGGGGAGGCCATCACCGTCTTCGTCCGCGAGCTGTGCGACCCGGTCCGGCGCGGTGAGGACCTGCCGCTGCTGCTGCACCTGCAGGGCGGTCCGGGTGGGAAGGGGCCGCGACCGGTCGACCGCTCGGGCTTCCTCGAGGTCGCCCTCGAGCACTACCGGGTGGTGCTGCTGGACCAGCGCGGCACCGGCCGCAGCACCTTCCTCGACGGCGAGCGGCTCACCTCCCGCGGCAGCGCGGAGGAGCAGGCGCGCTACCTGTCCCGGTTCCTGGCCGACTCGATCGTGGCCGACGCCGAGCTGGTGCGCCACCAGCTCTACGGCGGGCGGCGCTGGGCCACCATCGGGCAGAGCTACGGCGGGTTCCTCACCCTGGTCTACCTGTCCAGGGCCCCGGAGGCGCTGACCGCCTGCTACGTCACCGGCGGCATCCCCGGCGTGCCGCCGCGCGCCCAGGAGGTCTACCGGCGCACCTTCCCCCGGGTGCGGGAGAAGGTGGCGCGCTACTACCGCCGCTACCCCGCCGACGTGGACCGGGTCGCCGCGGTCGCCGACCGGCTGGCCGAGGGCGACGTCCGGCTGCCCGACGGGGACCGGCTCAGCGTGCGCCGGTTCCAGAGCGTGGGCATCGACCTGGGCATGGGGCCGGGGGCGGAGCGGCTGCACTGGCTGGTCGACGAGGCCTTCGTGGCCCCGGGCCGGCTCGGCGCGGACTTCCTGCAGCAGGTGCAGACCCGCACCTCCCAGGTCGGCTCGCCGCTGTTCTGGTCCCTGCAGGAGAGCATCTACGGCAGCGGCGAGGTGACCACCGGCTGGGCCGCCGAGACCGAGCGGGCCTCCCACCCCGACTTCGACCCCGACGCCCGTCCGCTGCTGTTCACCGGCGAGATGGCCTTCCCGTGGATGTTCGAGGAGGTCGCCGCGCTGCGGCCCTTCGCCGCCGCGGTCGACCTGCTGGCCGCGCGGACGTCCTGGCCCGAGCTGTACGACACCGCCCGGCTGGCCGCCAACGAGGTGCCGGTGGCGGCGATGGTCTACCACGACGACATGTTCGTCGACGCCGGGCTGTCGCTGCAGACCCTGGCCGGCCTCGGCAACGCCGAGGCCTGGATCAGCAACGAGTGGGAGCACGACGGCCTCGGCGACCCGCGGGTCCTCCGCGGGCTCCGCGAGCGGGTCGCCGCCCGAGGAGGAGAGCTGCGATGA
- a CDS encoding DUF3710 domain-containing protein, translating into MIFGRRRRDDDAGTEVDQEVEPVETGDETDAADADAVAEETPAAEEERDWAAFDLSQDWRADGPFDISEVDLEADDIKRVDLGALVITPREGMELRLQVAQDSGQVVSAMVLVGQSALELAVFAAPRSGGLWAEIRADVIEATRAQRGSTTLVEGPFGTELRRLVPVKAPGGEEGYQPSRTWAAEGDRWLLRGVLYGQAALAEGTAAPADVLHDVFASTVVRRGDEAMAAGNVIPMTMPEGVRVTPPPQG; encoded by the coding sequence ATGATCTTTGGCCGTCGCCGCAGGGACGATGACGCCGGGACCGAGGTCGACCAGGAGGTCGAGCCGGTCGAGACCGGGGACGAGACCGACGCCGCGGACGCCGACGCCGTCGCGGAGGAGACGCCCGCCGCCGAGGAGGAGCGTGACTGGGCCGCGTTCGACCTCTCCCAGGACTGGCGTGCCGACGGGCCGTTCGACATCTCCGAGGTCGACCTCGAGGCCGACGACATCAAGCGCGTCGACCTCGGCGCCCTGGTGATCACCCCCCGCGAGGGGATGGAGCTGCGGCTGCAGGTGGCCCAGGACAGCGGCCAGGTGGTCTCGGCGATGGTGCTGGTCGGCCAGTCCGCCCTCGAGCTCGCCGTCTTCGCCGCCCCCCGCAGCGGGGGCCTGTGGGCCGAGATCCGCGCGGACGTGATCGAGGCGACCCGCGCCCAGCGCGGCAGCACCACCCTGGTCGAGGGTCCGTTCGGCACCGAGCTCCGCCGGCTGGTCCCGGTCAAGGCCCCCGGCGGCGAGGAGGGCTACCAGCCCTCGCGCACCTGGGCGGCCGAGGGCGACCGCTGGCTGCTGCGGGGCGTCCTCTACGGGCAGGCCGCGCTGGCCGAGGGCACGGCGGCCCCGGCCGACGTGCTGCACGACGTGTTCGCCTCCACCGTGGTGCGCCGCGGGGACGAGGCGATGGCCGCCGGGAACGTCATCCCGATGACCATGCCCGAGGGTGTCCGGGTCACCCCGCCGCCGCAGGGCTGA
- a CDS encoding DUF3093 domain-containing protein: protein MTHRERLTVPVSWVLLGAVVVGSLTLTCLFATPPLVALLVTLVATAGTVAVLVSQSAPVVADADGLRAGRSRIGWEWVAGARVLSPEEVQDRVRGRADVRCWRLLRPYLDQVVRIELADPADPHPAWLVASRHPEALAAAVTAHLVPAGEATPRPTAREDTPS from the coding sequence GTGACGCACCGCGAACGACTCACCGTGCCCGTCTCCTGGGTGCTGCTGGGTGCGGTCGTGGTCGGCTCCCTCACCCTCACCTGCCTCTTCGCCACCCCGCCGCTGGTGGCGCTCCTGGTCACCCTCGTGGCCACCGCGGGCACCGTGGCGGTGCTGGTCAGCCAGTCCGCACCGGTGGTGGCCGACGCCGACGGCCTGCGTGCCGGACGCTCCCGGATCGGCTGGGAGTGGGTCGCCGGGGCCAGGGTGCTGAGCCCGGAGGAGGTCCAGGACCGGGTCCGGGGCCGCGCGGACGTCCGCTGCTGGCGCCTGCTGCGCCCCTACCTGGACCAGGTCGTCCGGATCGAGCTGGCCGACCCCGCCGACCCCCACCCGGCGTGGCTGGTGGCCAGCCGCCACCCCGAGGCGCTGGCCGCGGCCGTCACCGCCCACCTCGTCCCCGCCGGCGAGGCCACCCCCCGCCCGACCGCCCGAGAGGACACCCCCTCGTGA
- a CDS encoding NAD(P)/FAD-dependent oxidoreductase — protein MSRGAEAVAAARVWPVAVVGAGPAGLSAAVTAADHGIDVLLVDAGGAPGGQYWRQPGDVVPGGRDPDGRETRPHAEHGGRRLTTLWDALQRHRDSGRLTLLSRTQVWQAVAEDGVFALGLTPSPGSPPGPARVRAERLVLCPGGADRQLPLPGWDLPGVMAAGGVQSLLKGSGTLAGRRVVVAGTGPFLLPVATGLARAGAEVRAVCEAGRPVGWARDLAAVAGVPSKLVEGAGLAAAMVRHRIPYRTRTVVRRAVGTEELEAVELVRLGRDGRPGERVERVEADLLAVGWGFTPALELGLQLGAATRVDVDTSLVLEVDERQRTDVPGVWVAGEACGVGGSVLSDLEGRVAGAAAAEDAGAPPRAGTPARAIGRHRRFARSMHRNHPVPEHWADWLTDDTLLCRCEEVEVGRLREARDELGASDARAVKQVTRIGMGWCQGRVCGFAAACLTAGLEGREVAERDLRALGSRPLAVPVTLAELASLPTGPGQPPQA, from the coding sequence GTGAGCAGGGGAGCGGAGGCCGTGGCAGCCGCGCGGGTGTGGCCGGTCGCGGTGGTCGGGGCCGGCCCGGCCGGTCTCTCGGCCGCGGTGACGGCCGCGGACCACGGGATCGACGTGCTGCTGGTCGACGCCGGCGGGGCCCCGGGCGGGCAGTACTGGCGCCAGCCCGGTGACGTGGTGCCCGGTGGGCGGGACCCCGACGGCCGGGAGACCCGTCCGCACGCCGAGCACGGAGGACGTCGGCTGACCACCCTGTGGGACGCCCTGCAGCGGCACCGCGACAGCGGCCGCCTGACCCTGCTCAGCCGCACCCAGGTCTGGCAGGCGGTGGCCGAGGACGGGGTGTTCGCCCTCGGTCTCACCCCCTCCCCGGGGAGCCCGCCCGGCCCGGCCCGGGTGCGCGCGGAGCGGCTGGTGCTCTGCCCCGGTGGGGCGGACCGGCAGCTGCCGCTGCCCGGCTGGGACCTGCCCGGGGTGATGGCCGCAGGGGGCGTCCAGTCCCTGCTCAAGGGCTCCGGCACCCTGGCCGGGCGCCGGGTGGTGGTGGCGGGCACCGGTCCGTTCCTGCTGCCGGTGGCCACCGGTCTGGCCCGGGCCGGGGCCGAGGTGCGCGCCGTCTGCGAGGCGGGCCGCCCGGTGGGCTGGGCCCGGGACCTGGCCGCGGTGGCCGGGGTCCCGAGCAAGCTGGTCGAGGGGGCGGGGCTGGCCGCGGCGATGGTGCGGCACCGGATCCCCTACCGCACCCGCACCGTGGTGCGCCGGGCCGTCGGGACCGAGGAGCTGGAGGCGGTCGAGCTGGTCCGCCTCGGGCGCGACGGACGTCCCGGGGAGCGCGTCGAGCGGGTCGAGGCCGACCTGCTGGCGGTGGGCTGGGGCTTCACCCCCGCCCTGGAGCTGGGTCTGCAGCTGGGCGCGGCCACCCGGGTGGACGTCGACACCTCGCTGGTGCTGGAGGTCGACGAGCGGCAGCGCACCGACGTGCCCGGCGTCTGGGTGGCCGGCGAGGCCTGCGGCGTGGGCGGCTCGGTGCTCAGCGACCTGGAGGGCCGGGTGGCCGGCGCCGCCGCGGCCGAGGACGCCGGGGCACCGCCCCGGGCGGGCACCCCGGCCCGGGCCATCGGCCGGCACCGGCGTTTCGCCCGGTCCATGCACCGCAACCACCCGGTGCCAGAGCACTGGGCGGACTGGCTCACCGACGACACCCTGCTCTGCCGCTGCGAGGAGGTCGAGGTGGGCCGGCTCCGCGAGGCCCGCGACGAGCTGGGGGCCAGCGACGCCCGCGCGGTGAAGCAGGTGACCCGGATCGGGATGGGCTGGTGCCAGGGACGGGTCTGCGGGTTCGCCGCCGCCTGCCTGACCGCCGGGCTGGAGGGGCGGGAGGTCGCCGAGCGGGACCTCCGCGCGCTGGGCTCCCGGCCGCTGGCCGTCCCGGTGACCCTGGCCGAGCTGGCGTCGCTGCCCACCGGCCCCGGGCAGCCCCCGCAGGCGTGA
- a CDS encoding NAD(P)/FAD-dependent oxidoreductase — translation MRSSSEVVVVGAGVVGAAVALFCARAGLDVTVLERGAPGSGTSSAGEGNLLVSDKEQGPELDLALLSHRLWHDELAEHAGRWELEAKGGLVVARDQASLTGLHELTVRQRAAGVDARDIDVAELLEREPLVDPGVAGAAWYPQDSQVQPVLAATHLLALARRSGAVLRAGETVTGIERRAGRVVAVRTDRGRLATAAVVNAAGPWAGHVAGLAGVHLPVLPRRGFVLVSEPVPLTVRHKVYAAEYVFDVGSSDAGLQSSPVVEGTPAGTILIGSTRERVGFDATPSPRALALLASGALGLFPSLAGLRIMRSYHGFRPYCPDHLPAIGEDARLPGLWHACGHEGAGIGLSVGTGHLIAQALTGQQPSLDLTPFAPARLEQLVAA, via the coding sequence GTGAGGTCCTCCAGCGAGGTAGTGGTCGTCGGGGCGGGGGTGGTCGGCGCTGCGGTGGCCCTGTTCTGCGCCCGGGCCGGTCTGGACGTCACCGTGCTGGAGCGCGGCGCCCCCGGCAGCGGCACCTCCAGCGCCGGCGAGGGCAACCTGCTGGTCTCGGACAAGGAGCAGGGTCCCGAGCTGGACCTGGCCCTGCTCTCCCACCGGCTGTGGCACGACGAGCTGGCCGAGCACGCCGGGCGCTGGGAGCTGGAGGCCAAGGGCGGTCTGGTGGTGGCCCGCGACCAGGCGTCCCTGACCGGGCTGCACGAGCTCACCGTCCGGCAGCGGGCGGCCGGCGTCGACGCCCGTGACATCGACGTGGCCGAGCTGCTGGAGCGCGAGCCGCTGGTCGACCCCGGCGTGGCCGGGGCCGCCTGGTACCCCCAGGACAGCCAGGTCCAGCCGGTGCTGGCCGCCACGCACCTGCTCGCCCTGGCCCGCCGCTCCGGTGCGGTGCTCAGGGCGGGGGAGACCGTCACCGGGATCGAGCGCCGGGCCGGTCGGGTCGTCGCGGTGCGCACCGACCGCGGCCGGCTCGCCACCGCGGCGGTGGTCAACGCCGCCGGCCCCTGGGCCGGCCACGTGGCCGGACTGGCCGGGGTGCACCTGCCGGTGCTCCCGCGACGCGGCTTCGTGCTGGTCAGCGAGCCCGTCCCGCTGACCGTCCGGCACAAGGTCTACGCCGCCGAGTACGTCTTCGACGTGGGCAGCTCGGACGCGGGGCTGCAGTCCTCGCCGGTGGTGGAGGGGACCCCGGCCGGCACCATCCTGATCGGCTCCACCCGCGAGCGGGTCGGGTTCGACGCCACCCCGTCCCCGCGGGCGCTGGCCCTGCTGGCCTCCGGCGCGCTGGGGCTCTTCCCCTCCCTGGCCGGGTTGCGGATCATGCGCAGCTACCACGGCTTCCGGCCCTACTGCCCCGACCACCTGCCGGCCATCGGCGAGGACGCCCGGCTGCCCGGGCTCTGGCACGCCTGCGGCCACGAGGGCGCGGGCATCGGGCTGTCGGTGGGGACCGGCCACCTCATCGCCCAGGCGCTCACCGGCCAGCAGCCGTCGCTGGACCTGACCCCCTTCGCCCCCGCCCGGCTCGAGCAGCTGGTGGCCGCGTGA
- the dut gene encoding dUTP diphosphatase: protein MRVQRLDPDLPLPGYAHAGDAGADLCTRTDVELAPGERRLVPTGVAVQIPDGWVGLVHPRSGLAARSGLTIVNAPGTVDSGYRGEVQVCLLNTDREHPVVLHRGDRIAQLVLQRVGWADFVEVGSLDGSDRAAGGHGSSGGVRAWQTQQPDPPEHFQESTR from the coding sequence GTGCGCGTCCAGCGCCTGGACCCGGACCTGCCGCTGCCCGGCTACGCCCACGCCGGCGACGCTGGGGCCGACCTGTGCACCCGCACCGACGTCGAGCTGGCCCCCGGTGAGCGGCGGCTGGTGCCCACCGGCGTGGCCGTGCAGATCCCCGACGGCTGGGTCGGCCTGGTGCACCCGCGGTCGGGGCTGGCCGCCCGGTCCGGGCTCACCATCGTCAACGCGCCGGGCACCGTGGACTCCGGCTACCGCGGCGAGGTGCAGGTGTGCCTGCTCAACACCGACCGTGAGCACCCCGTGGTGCTGCACCGCGGTGACCGCATCGCGCAGCTGGTGCTCCAGCGGGTCGGCTGGGCCGACTTCGTGGAGGTCGGCTCCCTCGACGGGTCCGACCGCGCGGCCGGTGGTCACGGGTCCAGCGGTGGCGTCCGGGCGTGGCAGACTCAGCAGCCGGATCCGCCCGAGCACTTCCAGGAGAGCACACGATGA
- a CDS encoding aminopeptidase P family protein, producing the protein MSLTERTVPYQGTQPPRLARVPAFVEAMGRGWADVAVVPELVPGAPQAAAEHRRRLSEAVPGRTLVVPAGRAPVRANDTAYDFRPSSDFAWLTGGVAVEGAVLVMVPTGRGHDTTLHLPPPWRPGTPGFFADAASGELWVGPSPSLTAWEELLGVAVRPLDEIDPALAAAGDDAELARRCSELRMVKDEWEVTQLREAVDATVAGFAAVAAELPTAVGGPDRPGLGERWLQGTFDRHCRTFGNQPGYATIVGSGPHAPTLHWVRCDGPVLPDAPLLLDMGVEGRSFYTADVTRTVPPSGRFDPVQRRVHDLVERAHRAGMDAVRPGARFSDFHFAAMEVVATGLHDWGLLEVSVDEALSPQGQQHRRWLVCGIGHHLGVDVHDCSAVEAGDQHAVTLQPGMVLTVEPGLYFHATDLTVPPELRGIGVRLEDDLLVTPGGADVLSDALPIDAEGVERWTRTHSTPSM; encoded by the coding sequence ATGAGCCTGACCGAACGCACCGTCCCCTACCAGGGGACCCAGCCGCCGCGGCTGGCCCGGGTACCCGCCTTCGTGGAGGCCATGGGCCGCGGCTGGGCCGACGTCGCCGTGGTGCCGGAGCTGGTGCCCGGCGCCCCGCAGGCCGCGGCCGAGCACCGCCGTCGGCTGTCCGAGGCGGTGCCCGGACGCACCCTGGTGGTCCCCGCCGGCCGGGCCCCGGTCAGGGCCAACGACACCGCCTACGACTTCCGCCCGAGCAGCGACTTCGCCTGGTTGACCGGCGGGGTGGCGGTGGAGGGCGCCGTGCTGGTGATGGTGCCGACGGGCCGCGGTCACGACACCACCCTCCACCTGCCGCCGCCCTGGCGTCCCGGGACGCCGGGCTTCTTCGCCGACGCCGCCTCCGGCGAGCTGTGGGTCGGCCCCTCGCCCTCGCTCACCGCCTGGGAGGAGCTCCTCGGCGTGGCCGTCCGGCCGCTGGACGAGATCGACCCCGCCCTGGCTGCCGCAGGGGACGACGCCGAGCTGGCCCGTCGCTGCTCGGAGCTGCGGATGGTCAAGGACGAGTGGGAGGTGACCCAGCTGCGCGAGGCCGTGGACGCCACCGTGGCCGGCTTCGCCGCGGTGGCCGCCGAGCTGCCGACCGCCGTCGGCGGACCCGACCGGCCGGGCCTGGGGGAGCGCTGGCTGCAGGGCACCTTCGACCGGCACTGCCGCACCTTCGGCAACCAGCCGGGCTACGCCACCATCGTCGGCTCCGGGCCGCACGCGCCGACCCTGCACTGGGTCCGCTGCGACGGCCCGGTGCTGCCGGACGCGCCGCTGCTGCTCGACATGGGGGTGGAGGGACGCTCCTTCTACACCGCCGACGTGACCCGGACGGTGCCGCCGAGCGGTCGCTTCGACCCGGTCCAGCGCCGGGTCCACGACCTGGTCGAGCGGGCCCACCGGGCCGGGATGGACGCGGTCCGCCCCGGCGCCCGGTTCAGCGACTTCCACTTCGCGGCGATGGAGGTGGTGGCCACCGGTCTGCACGACTGGGGCCTGCTGGAGGTCTCGGTGGACGAGGCGCTGTCCCCGCAGGGTCAGCAGCACCGGCGCTGGCTGGTGTGCGGCATCGGCCACCACCTGGGTGTCGACGTGCACGACTGCTCGGCGGTGGAGGCCGGCGACCAGCACGCGGTCACCCTGCAGCCCGGGATGGTGCTCACCGTCGAGCCCGGGCTGTACTTCCACGCCACCGACCTGACCGTCCCCCCGGAGCTCCGGGGGATCGGCGTGCGGCTGGAGGACGACCTGCTGGTCACCCCCGGCGGCGCCGACGTGCTCTCCGACGCCCTGCCGATCGACGCCGAGGGCGTGGAGCGGTGGACGCGGACGCACAGCACCCCTAGCATGTGA